The proteins below are encoded in one region of Alosa sapidissima isolate fAloSap1 chromosome 24, fAloSap1.pri, whole genome shotgun sequence:
- the LOC121699563 gene encoding serine protease 33-like isoform X2, with protein sequence MGLRTLLCVTLLLHYVTACVCARLRSSIIGGHDAHKGAWPWMVYLEMFRVPVHHISNIKCGGSLISDQWVMTAGHCWNEEVDLKRSFARVGELSLKEPSGTLVKLKRVVVHPDYSYQEKEGMIYNDMALVQLQDTVSFSHTVKPVDLPSPRDIRSDAECWVTGWGHVAENKPLGGKETLQEVRVSLVDDITCRRLFPKMTDGMTCAGDLNGGKDACQNDSGGPLVCVPAGDEKRRFVQVGIVSFGKGCGRKGRAGVYTYTPHYAQFIHKTINTTYTP encoded by the exons ATGGGGCTCCGGACTTTGCTGTGTGTGACTCTGCTACTTCACTATGTTAcag cctgtgtgtgtgcccgtctgCGTAGCTCGATCATTGGGGGTCACGATGCACACAAGGGGGCGTGGCCTTGGATGGTCTACCTGGAGATGTTTCGTGTACCGGTACATCATATTTCAAATATCAAATGTGGAGGATCACTGATCTCAGATCAGTGGGTCATGACCGCAGGACACTGCTGGAA TGAGGAGGTGGACCTTAAGCGTTCGTTTGCTCGTGTCGGGGAGCTGAGCCTGAAGGAACCTTCTGGAACTCTGGTGAAGCTGAAGCGCGTGGTGGTGCATCCAGACTACAGCTACCAGGAGAAGGAAGGTATGATCTACAACGACATGGCCCTGGTGCAGCTGCAGGACACTGTGTCCTTCTCCCACACGGTGAAGCCCGTGGACCTGCCCAGCCCCCGAGATATTAGATCCGACGCTGAATGCTGGGTCACTGGCTGGGGCCACGTAGCTGAGAaca agCCGCTGGGTGGGAAGGAGACTCTGCAGGAAGTGCGGGTGTCTCTGGTTGATGACATCACGTGTCGCCGGCTCTTCCCCAAGATGACTGACGGCATGACATGCGCTGGTGACCTTAATGGAGGGAAGGACGCCTgccag aatgACTCTGGAGGGCCCCTGGTGTGTGTCCCTGCtggagatgagaagaggaggTTTGTGCAGGTCGGCATCGTCAGCTTTGGGAAGGGGTGTGGCCGTAAGGGACGAGCTGGAGTctacacatacaccccccacTACGCCCAGTTCATCCACAAGACCATCAACACAACCTACACACCCTAA
- the LOC121699563 gene encoding serine protease 33-like isoform X1 gives MGLRTLLCVTLLLHYVTACVCARLRSSIIGGHDAHKGAWPWMVYLEMFRVPVHHISNIKCGGSLISDQWVMTAGHCWNEEVDLKRSFARVGELSLKEPSGTLVKLKRVVVHPDYSYQEKEGMIYNDMALVQLQDTVSFSHTVKPVDLPSPRDIRSDAECWVTGWGHVAENKPLGGKETLQEVRVSLVDDITCRRLFPKMTDGMTCAGDLNLNRGKDACSNDSGGPLVCVPAGDEKRRFVQVGIVSFGKGCGRKGRAGVYTYTPHYAQFIHKTINTTYTP, from the exons ATGGGGCTCCGGACTTTGCTGTGTGTGACTCTGCTACTTCACTATGTTAcag cctgtgtgtgtgcccgtctgCGTAGCTCGATCATTGGGGGTCACGATGCACACAAGGGGGCGTGGCCTTGGATGGTCTACCTGGAGATGTTTCGTGTACCGGTACATCATATTTCAAATATCAAATGTGGAGGATCACTGATCTCAGATCAGTGGGTCATGACCGCAGGACACTGCTGGAA TGAGGAGGTGGACCTTAAGCGTTCGTTTGCTCGTGTCGGGGAGCTGAGCCTGAAGGAACCTTCTGGAACTCTGGTGAAGCTGAAGCGCGTGGTGGTGCATCCAGACTACAGCTACCAGGAGAAGGAAGGTATGATCTACAACGACATGGCCCTGGTGCAGCTGCAGGACACTGTGTCCTTCTCCCACACGGTGAAGCCCGTGGACCTGCCCAGCCCCCGAGATATTAGATCCGACGCTGAATGCTGGGTCACTGGCTGGGGCCACGTAGCTGAGAaca agCCGCTGGGTGGGAAGGAGACTCTGCAGGAAGTGCGGGTGTCTCTGGTTGATGACATCACGTGTCGCCGGCTCTTCCCCAAGATGACTGACGGCATGACATGCGCTG gtgacctgaacCTTAACAGAGGGAAGGACGCCTGCTcg aatgACTCTGGAGGGCCCCTGGTGTGTGTCCCTGCtggagatgagaagaggaggTTTGTGCAGGTCGGCATCGTCAGCTTTGGGAAGGGGTGTGGCCGTAAGGGACGAGCTGGAGTctacacatacaccccccacTACGCCCAGTTCATCCACAAGACCATCAACACAACCTACACACCCTAA